The following proteins are encoded in a genomic region of Rhinolophus ferrumequinum isolate MPI-CBG mRhiFer1 chromosome 17, mRhiFer1_v1.p, whole genome shotgun sequence:
- the HIGD1A gene encoding HIG1 domain family member 1A, mitochondrial yields MSTNSDVSLSSYDEDQGSKLIRKAKEAPFVPIGMAGFAAIVAYGLYKLKSRGNTKMSIHLIHMRVAAQGFVVGAMTLGMGYSMYQEFWAKPKP; encoded by the exons ATGTCAACCAACTCAgatgtttctctttcttcatacGATGAAGATCAGGGATCTAAACTTATCCGAAAAGCTAAAGAGGCACCATTTGTCCCCATTG GAATGGCAGGTTTTGCAGCAATTGTTGCATATGGATTATATAAATTGAAGAGCAGGGGAAATACCAAAATGTCCATTCACTTGATCCACATGCGTGTGGCAGCCCAAGGCTTTGTTGTGGGAGCAATGACTCTTG gtATGGGCTATTCTATGTACCAGGAATTCTGGGCAAAACCTAAGCCTTAG